GGGTGAGCCTGGTAAAATGCCTAGGTATACTAGAGCAATCTTGCCTTTCACGGCATTGGGTTGTGCGTTGTAGTCGGCTTCCAGGCCGTTGCCCATGTCCACCAACTGTCCCGTGGCATTGGCCTTGACGGGGGAGTGCGCCAGTGAAACAGCCTTCACGTCTTGAAAATGCGGGCCATTTATGCGAACTTGCAGCTTTAAAGTTCCCCTGCTCCAGCTCTCCACCTCAAAAGGTTGATACCGCACTTCTTTGAATCCATAGGATTTGAAGAGATTGAACGCGTACTCTTCGGCCTTTTTTCCATTCTCAGAACCAGTGAGCCGATGGCCAATGGTTTTGCTGGCTTGTTGAAGGGAACTATATGCCTTGGAGTTTGATTGCACTTCTGCATTGATTTGCTGGAAGGTGGCCGGCCAGGAGGACTGGGCGTGTGCGGTTAAGGAAAGTGCCAAAGCCAAAGTAGAAAGAATTATTCTGGAGGATGAATCCATATGATGCTGGTAATTAGATTTTTGTAGTTTTTTGGAGAATTATAAATTAAAATACTGAATTTATTTAAACTTTTATGGCTTTGCCTTGTCAAAGGCGCTAACCTTTTTAAAATTCAGAACATAAAGGCTTGCAGAAGTAATATTAGATAATTGATTAATGAAAAGTAAGAGGACCGCTGAGATTATAAAGATTTTGGGAGAAGGCAGCATAAAAGTGTTGTCCTTGGATGTATTTGATACTTTATTGTGGAGACAGGTATCTCACCCTACTCATGTTTTCCATCAAACTGCCCTACGAGTAAAAAGAAACCATCTTCACTCTTTCGCGCTGGATCCGGTGTTCTTTATGCAGGAAAGAATCAAGGCGGAAGAGCATGCGCGGCTAAAGATGTCTAAGCATAATCATGAAGTCACTATTGCCGAGATATATAATTGCCTGGATGTACATTCAAACGTAAGCAATGATTTGCTTATTGAAGCAGAGCTTGCTTCTGAGGTGGAAGTCCTTAAACCTAATCTCACTATATTCAACGTCATTCAGTACTGCGCTCAGAAAAAAGTTAAAGTAGTATTGTGTTCAGACATGTATTGGCCTGAGTCACAGTTGCGCAGCATGATTGACCAGGTATATGCCGCTAATGGCTTGCCAGCTTTCACATATGACTTATTTGTTTCTTGTGATTATCGACACGGAAAACACAGCGGCGGGCTATACGAGGAATTGTTAAAAACATTAAAGGAGACTAAGAGGGAAGAAATTTTACACATAGGAGATAATTTCCACGCAGATGTGGACCAGGCAGATAAAAAAGGTCTAAACAGTTATTACTTTAAAAGGACGGCATCACTGTATGACAAGCTGCTGGCCAGAGAAAAGCAATATACCAGCACTACTCCGCTAGAAAGCAATTTTGGACTTGACAGTCTGCGGCTCCAGTCTGTGTTTGAATCTGAGGCTCTGTTGCAGGATAACGACCAGTTCAACCACCAGAGCTACGGTTCTTTTATACTAGGTCCTGTATTTACCCTTTTTGCCGAGTGGATTATCAATGCTGCCCAAAGCAGAAATCAAAAGGTAGTTTACTGCCTCATGCGGGACGGCTACTTGATTAGCCGCCTTATCAATAAGATTTGTGAAGCCAGAGGGCTGGATATAAAAGCAAAAGAAATCTGGATTTCCAGAAGGATTATCAAGAGAGCCTCAATTTTTAAAGCCGACAAGAAAGAACTGGGTGGTTTCTTTGAAAACATTACTCATCCTAAACTGTCAAGCCTCACCAAGGATTTAGGCATTGATTTAAACGTCTTGCGACACCTGACCCAAATTACCCATGATGAGCCTTTGGCCCAGCATGAGGCTGACTTGGTTCTGGGAAAATTAGAGCAGAGCAATATTCTTAAAAAGGAAATTGTAGCCCATTCAAAAACCGTGCGGCAGAACCTGTTGAATTATCTTTCACAGGAGGGATTCTTTGACACTAAAAACAATATAATTGTTGACTTGGGCTGGGGTGGAACCATCCAGAAGAGATTACAAACCATATTTGACTTTGAAAACTTAGCCGTTGACAGCCTTGGCTTATACCTAGCCACGCATGTAGGCATTAAGGCATTAAATCACATCAATGTTGAGCACCAAGGGTTCCTAACCAATCAGGGAGAAGAAGCATATGCTTGTGAGACCATTGTCTGCATGCCTGAAATTCTTGAGCAGTCTTGTATGGACAGAAGAGGTACGCTCTGTGAAATTAAAGAGGACGGGGTCATTGTCAACGAAGAGAACCTGATTCCGGTAGAGCAGCTAAAAGAGCTGGAAGAATTGCAAAAAGGTATCTTCCACTTCTGTGATCTTTGGGTACAAAACCACAAATCTCTTAAGTTCACCCCTCAGAATAGAACCATCCTGAAAAACTACCTGTTAGGCGTGCTTGTGCCTTCCATCAAGGCTCCTTTAAAAGAGGAGGTGATGCTGTTCAGTAACTGGGGACATGATACCAATGATGGCACAGATGAAGTTGAACCCATCATTGGTACTGCTGAGATGCGGAAACGTGCCCTGTCCATGTCTAGACCCGAGATTCTTCAACTCTCCAGGTTAGACTGCTATTGGCCAGAAGGTCTGTTGGCCTTTTTAGATGCTCAGTTTGGACATCATGACTATCATAGAGCAAATGAGCAAGTGTACTTTGCGCCAGAGCCTCCTGTAGTTGCACTAGAGCCTGTGAATATGCCACCCGTGCAGGAATCCTTAGTTGCCGCGCCAGTAGTCTTTGAGTCTCCACAGTTCACTCCGGCTGCACACAACAACATTGATAGCCTATTAAACTACTACTACTCTAACTATGAGGTGTTGCCTAACTGGTATAAGAAGGGAGGGCACCTACTTAAAATTATGACCGGCAGAAGAAAGTTGTTCAGATCTGAGAAGAAGCAGTTGAATAGAGTAAAGGAGCTGGCCATTATCAACGGTAGCTATTCCAAATATGACGAGTTGCGGCTTTGGTATTATTTGGAGTATGAGTCATTGCCTAAATGGTACAAGAAGTTCGGGGTAAAAATCAGCAATAACTAAGGCAGCGGTTTGTTGAAGATAGCAGTTCTCACGCATCTGTTTTACGCAGATACCTTGAACGACCTCAAACTGTACCTTGGAAATCTTAAAGGATTCCAAACGCAGCTTTATTTTAGTGTTTGTGCTGGCCATTCTTATACCAATGCGCTTGTGCAAACAATTAAAAATGAGTTTGAGGGGAGCTTAGTCATAAAGACTACCAATGTAGGAAAAGACATTGGGGGAAAGCTGGCCATGGTTCATCTTTTTTTAATGGCGCAGGATACTTCTGATCTGATTCTTTTCATGCATGATAAGAAAAGCCCTCATACCACCAGTGGTGCAAATTGGAGGTCCGATCTGTTGAGCATAGCAGCAGAGGAGAAGCTAGCTACCGTGGAGCACATTTTCTCTTGTCAGGAACAGGTGGGCATTGTAGCCAGCAAGAAGTTTATCCTTAATGAATACAACCAGCAGAATAAGAGTTTTACAACTACCAATGATTTTTTGCTAAAGAAGTTAAGGGAGACTTATGGGTTAAAAAATACCACCTTTGAATTTGTAGGTGGTACAATGTTTTGGATAAGAAGTAAAATAGTTAGAGAGTTTTTTTTAAAGCACTCTCCTCTCAAAATCAGGGAAAGCCTTGAGGTGGGCAATGTGCTTGACCATGAAAAGGGGACTTATACCCATTCATGGGAACGGCTGCTGAGTTGGATAGCTCTGGATCAAGGATATAAAATAGTTGGTATTTGATGTTGAACAGAGTTAGCTACCTTACTGATGATTTTACAAGCAGCAAGGTCTTCTTTGAAGCAGGAGGGAAAGGTGATTTTGTTTTGGTAATGACATCAGAACGTTTTCGGCTTGTTAAAGAAGTTATTTTAGGAATACATGCAGTAAAGAATATTAACTCAGAGGCATCTTTTGCGATCT
The nucleotide sequence above comes from Nibribacter ruber. Encoded proteins:
- a CDS encoding HAD family hydrolase, with translation MKSKRTAEIIKILGEGSIKVLSLDVFDTLLWRQVSHPTHVFHQTALRVKRNHLHSFALDPVFFMQERIKAEEHARLKMSKHNHEVTIAEIYNCLDVHSNVSNDLLIEAELASEVEVLKPNLTIFNVIQYCAQKKVKVVLCSDMYWPESQLRSMIDQVYAANGLPAFTYDLFVSCDYRHGKHSGGLYEELLKTLKETKREEILHIGDNFHADVDQADKKGLNSYYFKRTASLYDKLLAREKQYTSTTPLESNFGLDSLRLQSVFESEALLQDNDQFNHQSYGSFILGPVFTLFAEWIINAAQSRNQKVVYCLMRDGYLISRLINKICEARGLDIKAKEIWISRRIIKRASIFKADKKELGGFFENITHPKLSSLTKDLGIDLNVLRHLTQITHDEPLAQHEADLVLGKLEQSNILKKEIVAHSKTVRQNLLNYLSQEGFFDTKNNIIVDLGWGGTIQKRLQTIFDFENLAVDSLGLYLATHVGIKALNHINVEHQGFLTNQGEEAYACETIVCMPEILEQSCMDRRGTLCEIKEDGVIVNEENLIPVEQLKELEELQKGIFHFCDLWVQNHKSLKFTPQNRTILKNYLLGVLVPSIKAPLKEEVMLFSNWGHDTNDGTDEVEPIIGTAEMRKRALSMSRPEILQLSRLDCYWPEGLLAFLDAQFGHHDYHRANEQVYFAPEPPVVALEPVNMPPVQESLVAAPVVFESPQFTPAAHNNIDSLLNYYYSNYEVLPNWYKKGGHLLKIMTGRRKLFRSEKKQLNRVKELAIINGSYSKYDELRLWYYLEYESLPKWYKKFGVKISNN
- a CDS encoding rhamnan synthesis F family protein — protein: MKIAVLTHLFYADTLNDLKLYLGNLKGFQTQLYFSVCAGHSYTNALVQTIKNEFEGSLVIKTTNVGKDIGGKLAMVHLFLMAQDTSDLILFMHDKKSPHTTSGANWRSDLLSIAAEEKLATVEHIFSCQEQVGIVASKKFILNEYNQQNKSFTTTNDFLLKKLRETYGLKNTTFEFVGGTMFWIRSKIVREFFLKHSPLKIRESLEVGNVLDHEKGTYTHSWERLLSWIALDQGYKIVGI